The nucleotide window ATCCATGTCACGCCATGTTCTGTAATAAACTTAATAGTCTCGTCTTCCTGTTGCTTCCTGTAATTGTGCTAAACTCCTGTGGGAGTAAATCGCAGCATCAAACAGAAACCTCCGCGCCAAAGGAATTTCCGGTGTTAACTGTTGAAATGAAAAACACCAGCTTATACAGTGATTATCCTGCTACCATACAGGGTGTACAAAATATTGAAATAAGACCAAAGGTAGATGGTTTTATTGAGAAGATATATGTGGATGAAGGAGCATCTGTACAAAAAGGTCAGGTTCTTTTTAAGATAAATGCGCCTCAATATGAACAGGAAATGCGTACAGCGGCGGCCGCTATTAAAAGTGCAGAAGCGGAGGTGGGTACAGCCAGAATGCAGGTTGAAAAGGTTATTCCACTTGTTAAAGAGGAAATAGTCAGCAGCTATGAGCTGGAGACTGCAAAATTTATATTGCAAACTAAAGAAGCCGCGTTGGTACAGGCAAAAGCCAGTCTGGTCAATGCGCATATAAATATTGGATATACTACCATCCTAAGCCCTGTTGACGGAGTGATTGGAGGCATTCCTTATAAAACCGGAAGTCTGGTAACCGGTAGTTCCTTGCTACCGTTAACAACTGTGTCGGCAATAAAAGAGGTATATGCTTATTTTTCAGTTAATGAAAAACAATTCCTGTTATTCTCCGAAACACACGCTGGTATTACGCTGGAAGATAAACTGAAAAAGCTGGCGCCTGTTTCATTGATTCTTTCCACTGGGGTTGAATACAAAGAGAAGGGGCGTGTGACAACAGTGAACGGTTTGATAAATACGGAAACAGGGGCAGTCAGTTTCAGGGCAACTTTTCCTAATGCATTAGGGATAATAAGAAGTGGAGGAAGTGCCATTGTTCGTATGCAACAGGAGATCCCTAATGCATTGCTTGTACCTCAGAAAGCTACTTATGAAATGCAGGGCAAAAGGTTTGTTTATAAACTTGATGAAAAAAATACAGCCAATAGTACAGCGATAGAAGTTGTTGAAGGTGTACCCGGAGATTTTTTTGTAGTTCAGAATGGGCTGAAGGTGGGAGATCGGATTGTAGCATCTGGTGTAGCTAATCTGAAAGACGGAATTAAAATTAAAGCAACAACGACTTCATTACAATAGTATGTTACGAAAATTTATTGAGAATCCCGTACTATCTACGGTAATATCTGTTATTATAGTAATTCTAGGTTTACTGGGATTATACTCTTTACCTATTACCCAGTATCCTGACATAGCACCGCCTACCGTAGAGGTTACGGCAACCTATCAGGGCGCCAATGCGGATGCTGTTATGAAGAGCGTGATTATTCCGTTGGAAGAGCAGATCAATGGTGTGGAACATATGACCTATATGACTTCCAGGGCGAGTAATGATGGAACAGCTGTAATAACAATTACCTTTAGCCAGGATGCCAACCCGGATATGGCTGCAGTGAATGTTCAGAACAGAGTGAACAAAGCTATCAGCCTGATGCCAGCAGAAGTAGTGAAAGCTGGCATTAGTACAACAAAACGCTTAAGCAGCGAAATATTCAGTTTCCTGTTATACAGTGAAAAAAAAGAGTACGATCAAAAATTTCTGGAGAATTATCTCCGGATAAATGTATTGCCTAAAATAAAGCGGATAAGTGGGGTAGGAGACCTCTATATCTATAGTGGACAGGAATATAGTATGCGGATATGGCTTAAGCCTGATGTAATGGCATCCTATAACCTTATGCCTGCGGATATTATTGCGGCGCTCACGGAGCAGAATATTGAGGCGGCACCCGGTAAACTGGGCGAAAATAGTAACCAATCTTTCCAGTATACCTTAAAATACACTGGCAGGTTGGAAAAGCCGGAACAATTCGGCGACATCGTTCTTCGTTCTGTGGGGAACGGCCAGGTATTACGTCTTAAAGATGTAGCGAAAATTGAATTAGGCGCAGCATCCTACTCCAGTACTACTACAGCCCAGGGCTATCCTGCACCTTATATTGCCGTTAATCAGACGTCAGGCTCCAACGCTCATGATATCATTAACAAATGTGAGAGCATATTGGATGATGCAGCCAAAGAGTTACCCAAGGGATTGAAATTTACTGTTTACACCAATGCTAATGATTTTTTGAATGCTTCCATGGATAAGCTGGTACATACATTAATCGAAGCTTTTATGCTGGTATTTATTGTGGTATTCATTTTTCTGCAGGATTTGCGTTCAACGCTTATACCTGCAATAGCGGTTCCTGTTGCAATCATCGGTACTTTCTTTTTTCTGAAGCTGTTCGGTTTTACCATTAATCTGTTAACGCTATTTGCGCTGGTGTTATCAATTGGTATTGTGGTGGATGATGCTATCGTAGTCGTAGAAGCTGTACACGCCAAGTTGGATCAGGGTGCGCGTTCTGTAAAGAAGGCAACCATCAGTGCCATGCATGAAATCAGTACCGCCATTATATCCATTACTTTGATTATGACTGCTGTATTTGTTCCCGTTACTTTTATCACGGGTTCAGTAGGCGCCTTTTACAAGCAGTTCGGTTTAACCCTTGCCGTTGCTATTATCATTTCTGCGATAAATGCGCTCACACTAAGCCCTGCTTTATGTGCATTATTGCTAAAGACACATACCGCTAACCACATACCAGAAAGGAATTTACTAAAGCGGTTTTCTCAAAGCTTCAATACTGCATTCGCGGCTATGACAGCGCGTTATTCAGAAGCGTTGACGTTCCTTGCCAGAAGAAAGTGGTTGGCCATTGTGGCTGTAGGCGGATTCTCTATGTTATTCTGGTACCTGGCAAAAACTACCCAAACCGGGTTCGTACCTAATGAAGACAGTGGATTTATATATAGCAATATTATCCTGCCCCCGGCAGCCTCACAGCAACGTACAGAGGCGATTGTTTATAAGATGGACAGTATTGCCAGATCAATACCCGAAGTCGGCTTATCATCATTGGTATCCGGCCGCGATCTGATCAGTGGTGCCGGTGGTGCTTATGGATCTTTGTATGTTAAGTTGAAACCATGGAACGAGCGTACGCATAAAGGGCAGGACATCAATAGTATTGTTGGAAAACTGGTAGCGCAAACAGCTGGAATAAACGAGGCCAATATTATTTTCTTTACAGCACCAACACTGCAGGGATTTGGTAACAGCAGTGGCTTTGAGTTTCAGTTGCAGGATAAAACAGGCGGAGATTATCAGTCATTTGATAAAGTGATTCAAAAGTTCATGAAGGCTTTGCAGGAAAGACCAGAAATCATGTACGCAACAACGCCCTACAATACTAACTATCCACAGTTTGAAGTAAGCGTAAATGTTGCAAAGGCAAAAGAGGCCGGTGTGCCGGTTAATTCAATTCTGCAGACATTACAGGGCTACCTGGGAGGGATCTATGCTTCGGACTTTAACCGTTTCGGAAAACAATATAAAGTGATTATTCAGGCTGACGCGTTGCATCGGACTTCAGCAGAGGCACTTCAGGGTATTTTTATAAGAAATGGTAAGAACGTAATGGCACCTGTGTCTGAGTTTATTACACTTAAGAAGATCTATGGACCAGAATTCATCAATCGTTTTAACCTTTTTAACTCAGCCTATATAAATGGTTCACCCAATCCAGGCTATAGCTCAGGCGATGCTATCCGGGCCATTCAGGAGGTAGGGGCCACAACGCTGCCAAGTGGCTACGGATATGAATTTTCCGGCCTCACCAGAGAGGAGATTATAAGCGGTAAGCAAACAGTGTTGATATTTATTTTATCCATCGTATTTATTTATTTTTTATTGAGCGCCCGGTATAAAAGTTATATACTGCCGCTGTCTGTACTGCTTTCACTTCCTGTAGGGCTGGCTGGCGCTTTTCTGTTTGCCCGTTTATTCGGATTAGATAATAACATCTTTCTCCAGATCAGCTTAATCATGCTGATAGGGTTGCTGGCCAAGAATGCCATCCTGATAGTGGAATTTGCTGTAATGCACAGAAGGAATGGAGAAGGACTGGTACATTCGGCAGTAGCGGGGGCCACTACCCGTCTGCGTCCAATTCTGATGACTTCCTTCGCGTTTATATTCGGCCTGTTGCCTTTAATGTTTGCTACTGGTGCTGGGGCCATCAGCAACCGGTCCATTGGTACGGCTGCCGTGGGGGGCATGCTTATTGGGACATTGGTTGGGATATTTATTATTCCGGTTTTATTTATCATTTTTCAATCCCTGCAGGAAAGGATTGGTGGTCATCCTTCAAAAAAAATCACCCGGGAGTTAAGCCCTGTTTCAATTGACTGAGCGTATTTCTAAAAGAATAATAGATGAAAGATATTTATAAGTGGTGGGTTCTGTCCATAATGACCGTTTTTTTGGTATCCTGCAAAATCACACAAAAATATCAGCGGCCGGACATGCAGGTGAATGGCCTATACCGGGATCGTTTAGATACTGACACAAGCAGCATCGGTGGCATGCCCTGGGATACTTTTTTTACTGATTCCCTGTTACAGCAATTAATTATAAAAGGAATAAATCAAAACCTGGATCTCAAAAAAGGTATTGAGCGCATAAGAGCATCGAGGGCTGCTTTTATACAAAGCAAAGCAGTCTTTTTACCTGATGTAGCTGGCAATGCTGGTATTTCCAGGTCACGTTTGTCCTACCCGAAGGGATTCGGCATCATTAACTCCACAACACAATATGACGTGGGGATAAGTGCCAGCTGGGAGGCAGATATCTGGAATAAACTTGGTAGCGCAAAACGGACTGCCCTTGCTCAATTGCTGAAAGAGGAAGCTGCACGGAAAGTTGTGCAGACTCAAATTGTAGCTGACATTGCCGGGAATTATTATCTTCTGCTGGCACTGGATCAGCAATTGGAAGTATTGGAAAAGACTGTGTTAAACCGAAAAGAAGATGCCCGTGCAATGAAAGTTCTGAGAGAATCGAATGTAGTGAATGGGGCCGCCGTGGTACAGAGTGAAGCTAATCAATATGCAGCAGAAGTGGAGGTGCCAAAACTGAAACGGCAGATCAGAGCGACCGAGAATGCAATAAATGTATTGCTTGCAGAACCACCAGGTATAGTGAGAAGAAGTAGCCTGGCGGAACAACAGATAAATACTGCCTCTCTTCAGATCGGAGTACCGGCAATGCTCTTAAAAAACAGACCAGATGTGCAACAAGCTGAATATGCATTTCGGGCTGCTTTTGAAAATACTAATATCGCACGAACATATTTTTATCCTTCCTTCAATATTACCGGAGCAATAGGTTTTTCAAGTTATAGTTTTAAGGAGTGGTTCTCTGCTGCTGGTTTTTTTGCCAATATTGCCGCAGGCCTTGCTCAACCTATTTTGAACAAGGGACAGAATAAAGCCCGCCTGGAAATTGCAAGAAGCCGGCAACAGGAATCATTGTTGAATTATCAGCAGTCGTTAATTATTGCCGGGCAGGAAGTTTCCGATGCCTTATATGATTACCATACCGCTGCAGATCAACAGATAATCCGCTATAAACAATTAAAAGCATTGGAAAAATCAGTGGATTTCACAAAAAAGTTGTTGCGATATAGTACGACTACCAATTACACAGATGTGCTAACATCAGAACAAAATTTGCTCTCGGCACAGCTGGATAATATAAATGACAGACTTTCAGAATGGCGGGCATTGATTAATCTGTATCGGGCATTGGGGGGAGGTTGGCAATAATGTAATAGTAGTATGATTGTCGTATTGCAGTTGTGCTGATTGTCTGCGAAAGCCACTTTTTAGGTGGCTTTCGATATTTGACAAAGCATCAGACGGCCCTGTTTCTTTAAATGAATCCTCCATCTATAGAAGATTATGCAGTGATTCATATGACAACAATTCCCCGTCAAAAAGATCCTCTGTTTTATGCTGTTTAAGAGCTGCTGCTGAATCTCTGATCTTTGTCAGGGCAAGACTAAATAATAAGGGACCAAGGCTAACCCTTGCTACCCCGGCTGCCTGTAACCGTTGCAGATCTCTGATCGATTCAAGGAGAAGCACATTAATCGGCAGAGGGGACTTTTCAGTAATTTCCTCCACTTCTTCATATGTTTTTACAAGAATCGGGTATATACAGTCTGCTCCTGCATCCGCATATGCTTCAGCTCTTATTAAAACCTCTTCAACTGGGTTTTTTATATCCGGATTAAAATAAACATCTGTTCTGGCATTGATAAACAGGTGAACTCCCAGGTCATTAGCAACTTTCCGGATAGTAGCTATTTTTTTACATTGTTCTTTGATATGCAAGAGGTCACTATGATTAACATTACTGTCTTCAATATTTATTCCCACAATTCCGGTTTCAATGAGTGCAGCTATATTTTCCTCTAGTTTATTGATTGAATCTGAAAACCCACGTTCTATATCAACCGTGACTGGAAGATAATCAGCTGCAGCTGTAATTTTACGTACCACTTCCAAAAGCCTGGGAAATGGTATATGCTCTCCATCCGGATAGCCGTTTGAAATTGCTGTGGCTATACTGGCTGTTCCAATTGCAGGAAAGTTCAGCTTTGTTATCAGCTTTGTACTGACGTAATCCCAGACATTCGGTAATAGTAGTAATTTGTCAGAATGGTGCAAAGCTCTAAATTGGTCAGCTTTCTGCGCCTGATCAGGTTTCGTGTTTGACATATATTTATTGCAATTTTTAAATCGGGAGTCATTTTTTCTGCTCTGCCGGATTTTTCAACAGTGGCTTCTTTCGCCCTTTTTAGCGGACAATTGCGCATTACAATTATTCGCAGTTGGTTCGAGTTTACCCAATAAAATTATTGATATAATGCAGCGTTTTTAGGAGCCAGATTTAATATTCATTGTAGTCCACCCCGTGCAGATGAACCGTGGTAAACAATGGCACAATAGATTACAGTTCATGGTTTAGTCGGTTGAATTTTCATTTTAGGAGTAATCGCATCATATCTGCTCCATTATCTTTTGATTCGAAACATTTGCAGTTGCTGTAGCGCCGCAGGCATGTGTACTAATTTTAGCCAGAGGAACAAATAGGAAAATATAAATTCAGTTAAAAAAATATCTGAATGAGATTGAAATAAAAATATTTTAACTCCTCTTAGTTAGTACCATCAACATTTGTTACCCGTTTTTGAACCGGCTATTAACCCCATTTTTAGCTGTTATTATTAACCCCTAAACTTTAATTAGTAAAATCCATTTTAGATTATGAAAACGCTATTGATGCTTTTGAGCACTTCAATCATGTTGCTGTGTACCAGTGCCACACCGACAACAGTTAAATACCGGGAAACAAAAAACGCTGCACTATCTGCTCCGGTAGCAAGGAGGATAGCACTCGTTGTTTCGGTTTATTGGACAATTGGCAGCAGCCCCACTCCAGCGCCTCAGGTTTTGATTAAAAATGAGACCACCAATCAGACGGCGGTAACTGATGCATTAGGACGAGCTGTTATAAATGCAAATGAAGATGACGTAATTTCCGGAGTAAGAATTCTTCAGGAATTTGATTATTTCATTGGATCTGCAACTGTTTCCAATACTGAGCTAAATACGAAAAACGTATTTATACAACTTCACGGGCCGATGCATTTTTAAAGCGTAATTGTAATCAATTTCCTGGTACTTAAAAATACTCATCAATTGGTTCTAAAATATACCGGTGGGCTGATCAGAGGTTACTTTTTGGTCAGCCCGAACGGCATAATATGTTCAAAAGTAGAAAAATACTGTTCCTCCACGCAAACCATCTGGCGCAAATTCTTCTGTCACTGTTTCAAGTAATGATGTGCTACACATCCGGATTTGAAAATTATGGTATTAACCAGCTTTAAATTAAGGTTTTCGTGAAGGCTGCCGACATCCAGCAATAGTCTTCCTTTCCCCACAATCACCGGATGAACAACTAAATTAAATTCATCGATAAGGCCTGCTGTTATCAATTCCGGAAGCATACTCACGCTGTCTACTGAGATTTTTTTGCCGGGTTGCTGTTTTAGTTTCAGTAGTTCTTCTGCGGGATTGCTACGAACAATCCGTGTGTTTTCCTGCACACTGTCTAATGATCGTGAAATAACAACTTTGTCGATGGAAGTAAGTTTTTCCGCAAATCTATTTTCATCTGCTGTGCCGGATTGATCTTTTGCAATATCGGCCCAATAGGGGAACATGAGCTGATACATGATACGGCCGAAAAAGAGCAGATCGACGTCGTCCATCATCCCTGTGAAATAGTCATAAAGCTCTTCACTGGGATTAAAAGCAGTGTGATCGCAATAGCCATCTATACTAATATTCATACCGAATGTTACAGGTCTCATTTTAATAGTTTTTGTTTGATCATTAAAGATATAAGTCGAAAATAAGAATGACACTAAATATGGTGGGGACGATCCGCGACAAAAAAAGGATCTTTTAATCTCATCTAAAATAAAATAAAATAAATTAATTTAAACGATGATCTGGTAGGAATCCTCAACTTTTGTTAACAAGCCTGGCGGTAGAGTTCCGAAACTCTCATCCTGGTTCAGGTCTTCCAATGAGTGTCGCTGATCATAGCCAAATCTGCTGCAGCCTGTCAAAAGCCTTCATGTGATCCTTGTTTTTTGATCATTTCCTGAACGAATGCTTTGGCCGGATCCCTGCCAATAATGATATCTTCACGCTGAGGAATAACTATATGATCAGGCTGCACACCATGGCCATCATTCTTTGATGGATTGATTTGATAGGAGTGGCTGGCGATGTAACAAACGATTTTTGTATTGGGTAAAATATACTCCTCAGCATCACCACTGATCTGTGTGCGATTACCACCCGTTTCTTCTCCAATAAATGCGGCCCGCTGCGATTGTTGTAGATACGCGCTTACAATTGCCGCATTGGAAAAACTTCCTCCGTTGATTAATACATAGAGCTTTCCTTTGAAACAATGCGATGCAGGCAAAATCCACAATGCTTCTTTACTGCCTGACAGGTAATGGACGGGCTTTTTGATAAGGTAGGATAATAACAGTTTGCCAGGAGCGAAATCGCCGCCCTGGTTATCTCTCAAATCAAGCACGAGATGCTCTACCTGGTCATGTTGTATTGTAGAGAAGATTGCATGGATAGTGCTGTCGAAATTTTGTTCATATAAGGATTCCAGCAAATCAACATTAAAGGTTTTAATAGCGAGCAGCGCTGTATGCGCTAATGGCCATTTTTCATAAATAATACCTCGCCCTTTTTTTGAAACTGCAGACTGTAGATCATTAATGGATTTGTAAAATTGAATACTGTCTTTCGGTAAAGCCCCAATAGCAGCGGTTCCTATTCCGCCATCCTTTTCTTTATACTGTAAAATAAATGTTGTGGGGTAACCAAATAAAAAACTGTAGTACTCTTTAAAATAATTGCTTATAACCCACTGGGCATATTGAAGATTATTCCCGTCCCTGATCTGCCTATCGAGTAATTGTTGGACGATGGTAGCAACAGGTTGGCTGTTGATGCTGATAATTTCTGTGCCGCGCGCCAGTGAAGTATCTTTCAAACAAGGTATTTGCACAAACAACCGGTTGCCTGAAACGAACACATGGAAAGGGAAGAACAAACTGTTTCTATTGTGATACATTCGCGTGGCTTCGCTCAACAACTCCATCGTATGCCCATCTTTGACCTTTCCGTTTAATAAGGTAATCAACCCATAGAACGTTCTTTCCGTCATAGGTTGTTGAATAGCGTTGTGCAGGCTATCCATAAAAATCACAAAATTTTTCCGGGGAGTATACTGGTACAAATTAGGATGCGTTGTTTCCAGTTTGTAGCGCAGGTATTGCAAGTCTTCCTGCAATGCCTTTACAGGAAATACGCGGTCCGGTTGAAACCCGTTATCCTGCCCGGATGCAAGAGAGAGTACAAAAAATACGTTTGCCAGCAACAGGATTAAAAGAGCAGGAAGCCTGATCATTGTTATTCATGGTTTCCGCATGTTACGTATTCTCTGGCACATTTGCAAGGCCGCAGGAGTAAGAGGTGCTGGAGGTAACTTGGTTTTCTTTGACGAAGCCATACCTGTTTTTAAACAAGTATAGACAAGCTCCAAATTGTCGAACTGGTAAATTATTGACAGCGAGACGTTAAGGGAATTTATTATCCTTTTCCTCAAAACTCACTAACTCTTTATTTACCTCATCCAATAATTGCTTTTCAGTTGGTAGGTAAAGCTTATACTGGCTGGCAATGATTTGCTTTTGTCCTTCTGGCAGCGTAAATTTCACTACCGCATCATTTTTATTCGCACAAAGCAAAATACCAATGGTGGCGTTTTCGTGTGGCAACTTCTCAATCCGGTCGTAATAATTTACATACATCTGCAGCTGTCCTATATCCTGATGGGTTAGCTTTTGGGGCCCTAGCATCCTCATTATCAACACTTAATAGCAATTTATACTGAGTCCAGCTCAATTGCGTCCGCAGTGCGGACGCAATTGGAAATGTGCGGTAAAACTGGCGATAACGCTCTAACTGTCTGGTCGAAAAACCGCTACCAAACTCCGGTTGAATCTTTTCAGAAAGGTACTTTATCAGATAGGTACCATAGTCCGCCCGGTCTTTTCCCTCTTGTTCTTCTTCAAAAATACGTTTACCAATATGCCAATACATCAGCGTCCGCTGATGGTCTACTGTGCGAATAGCATTTTCTCTTGAATCTGAAATGATCGATTTGATGTCTGTAATAAAAGACTGGTTGATTAACATAACTATGGTTTTAACAATAGATATGATTAATGAGATTTCTTTATTTTTTCACAAAACCTTTACTCGTGGCTCGCTTGGAAATGACACCTTTGGATATCATTCGGCATGGTTCTATGCTTCACCCGGTGAGGTATTGTCGGCTTTTCTTTTGGTACAAGCGCGTTGCTGGTTCCGCTGAGAACCAACCCTCTAAAAAACAAAACAGCGATAGAAATTCGATGAGAATTTGTATCGCTGTTTTGTACTATGCGTGGAGTCGTACCCGTCCCAGGAACAGGTTAAAATTAAAAGCCTCCAAACATAGTCTGAAGGCTTTATACTCTTGCGGACTGGACGGGACTCGAACCCGCGACCTCCGCCGTGACAGGGCGGCATTCTAACCAACTGAACTACCAATCCGTTTGTTGCAGTGGGTGCAAATGTAAAAATAATTTATTCATTTTATCAAAAAAAGTTTGATAAAACCTGAATACTGCAGAATTATTTCACTACTCACCGAAGATAAGCCAGCCACCAGAGAAGTTTTTGGTTATTATAACGGGAATGCATACCTTGTATGTAATTTTTTTCGAATACAACCTGACCCTATAAACCATTCCGAATGAATTCCCAGCAGTATATGCAAATGTACTGGCAGCAGCTCAAAAATATGGGCCTGAACAATGATGCGCTTGAGATGTACCGCCAGCAAATGGAACAGGCTATGAACGGCCCGTTGAACCCATTTGACGAAAACTTAAAACAGTTCAACCAGTTCTTCACCGGCGATGATGCCGACGAAGAAGCACTCTGCCGCGAACCGGAAGCGGTACGCTTAAACCCCGCCAGCCTCCTGACATCTGAACAACAATGGGCTGTCGCCTGCGGGGCCGACCTGGCCTTCCTCAACGGGCAATACCTCAACGATATCTCCACCGGTATCACCAGACACGAATGCCGGCAGCTGTTATCTGAATGGTGGGACATAGACAGTACGGAAGAACTGACCGAAATGTTCGACTGGCTGCGCGACAGCGGCCACCGCATAGAATACGATATCATCCTGCAGGCGCTCAACAGCGTATCCATGAAGGAAAGCAAGGCTTTCCTGCGGGAATACATTATTGCCAACGAACTGGAGGAAGCAGTGGTGATGGAAAGGCTCCGCAATACCCGCGATGCCCTGGAGCTTTTCAGAAAGAAAAACCTGATATACGACAAACTGCAGCCCGATATGCTGATATGGGACTTCGCCCGCATCATCAACCTGGCCCGCGCCGGCTTTGACGCCGGTTATATCAGCCAGGAACAGGCACTGCAGGAAATCATGGAATGTGTACCGGCCATCAGACGAACCTACAGCTCCTGGAAACATTTGTCCTTATCCTATCAGTTTGCCCGCTGCGTGTGGAATGGGGTAGAGGAAGACAGCTTCCAGGCCTTGCAAAACAACATGGACTACCTGTTACAAGCCACAGACAGCCCCTGGACGCTACTATCCTGGAAAGCATAAAATCATAACATATCAAACAGCTTATTGCGGGCCAGCAGGGAAGCACCGATTACGCCTGCTTTGCTGCCCAACCTGGACAATTTGTACTGCGTATCGTTGTTGACAAGGCTGAGTGAATATTTATTGATAGCACTTCTCAAAGGAAGGAATATAGCTTCGCCCGTGCCCGACAAGGCGCCGCCGAGAATGATCAGCTCCGGGTTATACAGGTTGATCAGAATGGCGATACCCTTACCCAGCTTTTCCCCGATGCTGGCAATCAGCTCTATGGCCAGCGTATCATCGTGATTGGCAGCATCCAGGATATCTTCAAGGGTGATATCTTTTACATTCGGGATTTTTTTGGTGATACTGGAAGTAGCCCCTTCTTTCAACCGCTGCCTGAACTGCCGTATCAATGCCTGGCCCGAGGTCTCCGTTTCCAGACAGCCCTTTTTGCCGCAATGGCACAGGATTTCATTGTCAAAAAAGGGTATATGGCCAAACTCCCCGGCAAAGCCGGATTTGCCATAATACAACTCCCCATTGATCATAACGCCCAGGGCTATACCATAATCGGCATTGATAAAAATGACGTTCTTCTCGTTTTTAACCACCCCGCTGCAGAACTCTCCATAAGCCATAGACCGGGAATCGTTTTCTACATAGGTTTTGATACCCAGCTTCTTTTCAATCACCCGGGTAAGCGGCTCCTCGTTAAAATAAAAATAACTGTAACTATACCCTGTACGGTAGTTGATACGGCCGGACAGGTTGATACAAATACCGGAAATCTTGCGGGCAGCACCTTTCAATTCTTTGATAAACTGGTTGATCAGGCGGCAAAGCTCATCCAGCGAGGCTTCGGTATTGCTAAGCTCATAAGGTATCTTCTCCTGGAACTTCACCAGCTCCTTCTGAAAGTTGAGCAAACCAATGTTGATATGCGTGTTTTTTACTTCCACACCCAGGAAGAACAGGGAATTGGATTCCAGCCCGTAGAGGTTGGGCCGCCGGCCTACAGCCGATTCTGTTTTGCCGTAATCCTTTACCAGATCAGCTTCTATCAGTTCATTGATCAGCTCCGCAATTTTAGGTGAACTCACGTTCAGCACCTTGCTCAGATCAGCAATAGTAGTGCTTCCCTGATTGGCAAACCATGATAGAATGTTCTTCTTTAGTTGCAGATTTTTGTAGGCTACCCCTGTTATTTCCTCATTATACAAGTCGCTGAGAAATGAATTATTCCTTGCCATTAGTGGTTGATAAAGGATTTGATAGATATACAAGATAGTGATTTTCTTTCATTGGGGAGAGATATATGTATGTTATAAAAATATAATGTATTTGAATGAAGAAAAACCCCGGTATAGACCGGGGTTATATTTATAACGCTATAAAATTTACGTCCCTTATTCAGACGTTTACTGACACATGAGCATTTTGTCTACAATACATAATACTTTTGCGTTACGAGCATGTCTTCCTGTGGCTCATACTGTTCCTGCAACATCTGCCGCAGGTCTTTTTCAATATTGCGTGCAATGGTTGTCACCGGCGTATCTGTAGGTTTATTTTCGAAAGGGTCCTGCAGATTGATGCCCATCTTTTCTATCAGCAGGAAAGAAGCAG belongs to Chitinophaga sp. HK235 and includes:
- a CDS encoding isocitrate lyase/phosphoenolpyruvate mutase family protein — its product is MSNTKPDQAQKADQFRALHHSDKLLLLPNVWDYVSTKLITKLNFPAIGTASIATAISNGYPDGEHIPFPRLLEVVRKITAAADYLPVTVDIERGFSDSINKLEENIAALIETGIVGINIEDSNVNHSDLLHIKEQCKKIATIRKVANDLGVHLFINARTDVYFNPDIKNPVEEVLIRAEAYADAGADCIYPILVKTYEEVEEITEKSPLPINVLLLESIRDLQRLQAAGVARVSLGPLLFSLALTKIRDSAAALKQHKTEDLFDGELLSYESLHNLL
- a CDS encoding dihydrofolate reductase family protein, translated to MRPVTFGMNISIDGYCDHTAFNPSEELYDYFTGMMDDVDLLFFGRIMYQLMFPYWADIAKDQSGTADENRFAEKLTSIDKVVISRSLDSVQENTRIVRSNPAEELLKLKQQPGKKISVDSVSMLPELITAGLIDEFNLVVHPVIVGKGRLLLDVGSLHENLNLKLVNTIIFKSGCVAHHYLKQ
- a CDS encoding S41 family peptidase; translated protein: MIRLPALLILLLANVFFVLSLASGQDNGFQPDRVFPVKALQEDLQYLRYKLETTHPNLYQYTPRKNFVIFMDSLHNAIQQPMTERTFYGLITLLNGKVKDGHTMELLSEATRMYHNRNSLFFPFHVFVSGNRLFVQIPCLKDTSLARGTEIISINSQPVATIVQQLLDRQIRDGNNLQYAQWVISNYFKEYYSFLFGYPTTFILQYKEKDGGIGTAAIGALPKDSIQFYKSINDLQSAVSKKGRGIIYEKWPLAHTALLAIKTFNVDLLESLYEQNFDSTIHAIFSTIQHDQVEHLVLDLRDNQGGDFAPGKLLLSYLIKKPVHYLSGSKEALWILPASHCFKGKLYVLINGGSFSNAAIVSAYLQQSQRAAFIGEETGGNRTQISGDAEEYILPNTKIVCYIASHSYQINPSKNDGHGVQPDHIVIPQREDIIIGRDPAKAFVQEMIKKQGSHEGF
- a CDS encoding PDDEXK nuclease domain-containing protein translates to MRMLGPQKLTHQDIGQLQMYVNYYDRIEKLPHENATIGILLCANKNDAVVKFTLPEGQKQIIASQYKLYLPTEKQLLDEVNKELVSFEEKDNKFP
- a CDS encoding DUF1016 N-terminal domain-containing protein, whose amino-acid sequence is MLINQSFITDIKSIISDSRENAIRTVDHQRTLMYWHIGKRIFEEEQEGKDRADYGTYLIKYLSEKIQPEFGSGFSTRQLERYRQFYRTFPIASALRTQLSWTQYKLLLSVDNEDARAPKANPSGYRTAADVCKLLRPD
- a CDS encoding DUF1266 domain-containing protein — protein: MNSQQYMQMYWQQLKNMGLNNDALEMYRQQMEQAMNGPLNPFDENLKQFNQFFTGDDADEEALCREPEAVRLNPASLLTSEQQWAVACGADLAFLNGQYLNDISTGITRHECRQLLSEWWDIDSTEELTEMFDWLRDSGHRIEYDIILQALNSVSMKESKAFLREYIIANELEEAVVMERLRNTRDALELFRKKNLIYDKLQPDMLIWDFARIINLARAGFDAGYISQEQALQEIMECVPAIRRTYSSWKHLSLSYQFARCVWNGVEEDSFQALQNNMDYLLQATDSPWTLLSWKA
- a CDS encoding ROK family protein, whose product is MARNNSFLSDLYNEEITGVAYKNLQLKKNILSWFANQGSTTIADLSKVLNVSSPKIAELINELIEADLVKDYGKTESAVGRRPNLYGLESNSLFFLGVEVKNTHINIGLLNFQKELVKFQEKIPYELSNTEASLDELCRLINQFIKELKGAARKISGICINLSGRINYRTGYSYSYFYFNEEPLTRVIEKKLGIKTYVENDSRSMAYGEFCSGVVKNEKNVIFINADYGIALGVMINGELYYGKSGFAGEFGHIPFFDNEILCHCGKKGCLETETSGQALIRQFRQRLKEGATSSITKKIPNVKDITLEDILDAANHDDTLAIELIASIGEKLGKGIAILINLYNPELIILGGALSGTGEAIFLPLRSAINKYSLSLVNNDTQYKLSRLGSKAGVIGASLLARNKLFDML